In Vibrio atlanticus, the following proteins share a genomic window:
- a CDS encoding sucrose-6-phosphate hydrolase: MDFSNRQNRFVRIHEVSEEYLADIKHKTQTDPFYPSYHIAPKHGLLNDPNGLSYFNGEHHIFYQWFPLGPVHGLKHWYHVSTKDFVNFTDRGIAMYPDQDYDHHGCYTGVGVPHDDQLYIFYTANLKKENDQRHPTQVLAIMDKQGNVEKKGVVVDFDPNAYTAEIRDPVLVCRDNDYHMLIGAQDHNEKGTLAYYHGNDIDDYHHMGDIDVGLEDFGYMWECPNYYETDENGVYIFSPQGVSSDNKYDLKNVFSVVYMVGERIDFESKVFNNQGYRELDKGFDFYAPQTYLDDQQRRILIGWLGNSKSDYPTDKNGWAHMLTLPRELTIDGSYLIQTPLKELEALRQNSVDVEGSTPVALTSRSFELELNVDESFTLTLANQKGEQMVFQGDRDELILDRSHVSHLHAEAYGTVRYAQRLEQAQTIRVFVDNSAIEIFADNGKTVFTSRIFIDELSLVTLNNATGTLHYMSAIQATR; the protein is encoded by the coding sequence ATGGATTTTTCTAATCGTCAAAACCGCTTTGTCCGAATTCACGAGGTGAGTGAGGAATATTTGGCAGACATTAAACACAAAACACAAACAGACCCGTTTTACCCGAGCTACCACATTGCACCAAAGCACGGCCTGTTGAATGACCCGAATGGTTTGAGTTACTTCAATGGCGAGCACCACATTTTCTATCAGTGGTTCCCGCTTGGCCCAGTGCACGGTTTGAAGCACTGGTACCACGTATCGACCAAAGATTTCGTGAACTTTACTGACCGCGGTATCGCGATGTACCCAGACCAAGATTACGACCACCATGGTTGTTATACCGGTGTTGGTGTACCACACGATGACCAGCTGTACATTTTCTATACCGCGAACTTGAAAAAGGAGAATGACCAACGTCATCCGACTCAAGTTCTCGCGATTATGGACAAGCAAGGTAACGTGGAAAAGAAAGGCGTAGTCGTGGATTTCGATCCAAATGCTTACACTGCAGAGATTCGTGACCCAGTGCTGGTTTGTCGTGACAACGATTATCACATGTTGATTGGCGCTCAAGATCACAACGAAAAGGGCACGCTGGCTTATTATCACGGCAACGATATTGATGATTACCACCATATGGGTGACATTGATGTGGGTCTCGAAGACTTTGGCTATATGTGGGAGTGTCCGAATTACTATGAAACCGATGAAAACGGGGTTTATATCTTCTCACCTCAAGGCGTGAGCTCAGATAATAAGTACGATCTTAAGAACGTCTTCTCAGTGGTTTACATGGTCGGTGAACGTATTGATTTTGAATCAAAAGTCTTCAACAACCAAGGCTACCGTGAGCTTGACAAAGGCTTCGATTTCTACGCGCCACAAACTTATCTGGATGACCAACAACGTCGCATCCTTATTGGCTGGCTGGGCAACTCAAAAAGTGACTACCCAACAGATAAGAATGGCTGGGCACACATGTTGACTCTGCCACGTGAGTTGACGATTGATGGTAGCTACCTAATTCAGACACCACTGAAAGAGCTTGAAGCGCTGCGTCAAAACTCAGTGGATGTTGAAGGCTCTACACCGGTGGCATTAACGTCACGTTCGTTTGAGTTGGAACTGAATGTAGATGAGTCTTTCACTCTGACTCTGGCTAACCAGAAAGGTGAGCAGATGGTGTTCCAAGGTGATCGCGATGAGCTGATTCTGGACCGCTCTCACGTTTCTCATCTACACGCGGAAGCATACGGTACTGTTCGTTACGCACAGCGCCTAGAGCAAGCACAAACCATTCGCGTTTTTGTCGATAACTCAGCGATTGAAATTTTTGCTGACAACGGGAAGACAGTGTTCACCTCTCGAATCTTCATCGATGAGTTGTCTCTGGTCACGCTCAATAATGCGACTGGCACACTGCATTACATGTCTGCGATACAGGCTACTCGCTAG
- a CDS encoding PTS transporter subunit EIIC: MARDAKVVANRVMALLGGEGNIAQLNHCATRLRVVTKDDEQVDAEGLSATEGVHGYFFQNGQHQVILGTGFVGKVFAIMKGNEAIEEAPQTEEQKDKVSTFQTVTRTFSDIFVAIIPALVATGLLMGLRGLLVNGFGIELSPQLNTLSQVLTDTAFIFIPVLVTWSAMRVFGGNPVLGIVLGLMLVAPQLASKWDVAFGNAEAMMIPFMGFEIAVTGLQSSILPAVFMGWFAALVERTSRKHIPEVLDLILTPFITLLVSLIAGLVFVGPILLGIEKLITEAVLYFLQIPYGIGGLIYGGAIQFMAVTGMHHTIVPITIAMVTDTGFDYINPLGTAAIAGQFGAAMAVMSMQTDKVKRTGMFGAALPALFGITEPAMFAITLPRVKPFLYGCIGGALGGCLGAIAGIGSAGTGATMLPGVLLYLGGGLGMYVLVMLVGAASAFALTKLLYKEPK; encoded by the coding sequence ATGGCGCGAGATGCGAAAGTTGTAGCGAATAGAGTTATGGCCTTACTGGGAGGTGAGGGCAATATCGCACAACTGAATCACTGTGCAACACGACTGCGTGTTGTGACCAAGGACGATGAACAAGTCGACGCTGAAGGACTCAGCGCAACAGAAGGTGTACACGGGTACTTCTTCCAAAATGGTCAGCACCAAGTGATCTTGGGTACCGGATTTGTGGGTAAGGTTTTTGCCATCATGAAAGGCAATGAAGCCATTGAAGAAGCCCCACAAACTGAAGAGCAAAAAGACAAAGTCAGCACGTTCCAAACAGTAACACGTACTTTCTCTGACATTTTTGTTGCCATTATCCCAGCGTTGGTTGCAACCGGTTTACTTATGGGCTTGCGTGGGCTGTTGGTTAACGGCTTCGGTATTGAACTGTCGCCACAGTTAAATACGTTGTCTCAAGTTTTAACTGATACGGCCTTCATCTTTATTCCAGTATTGGTGACATGGTCGGCCATGCGCGTGTTTGGTGGTAACCCAGTGCTCGGTATTGTATTGGGTCTGATGCTGGTGGCACCGCAGCTAGCAAGCAAATGGGATGTTGCCTTTGGTAACGCCGAAGCGATGATGATTCCATTCATGGGCTTCGAAATTGCGGTGACGGGCTTGCAAAGCTCGATTCTTCCGGCGGTGTTTATGGGTTGGTTTGCTGCCTTAGTTGAGCGCACATCACGCAAACACATCCCTGAAGTTCTGGATTTGATTCTGACACCATTTATTACGTTGTTGGTCTCTTTGATTGCTGGCTTGGTGTTCGTTGGTCCAATCCTACTCGGCATTGAAAAACTCATTACCGAAGCCGTGCTCTACTTCTTACAAATCCCATATGGCATTGGTGGCTTGATTTATGGTGGCGCAATTCAATTCATGGCGGTAACAGGTATGCACCACACCATCGTGCCTATCACTATTGCGATGGTGACAGACACTGGCTTTGACTACATCAACCCATTAGGCACTGCCGCAATCGCTGGTCAGTTTGGTGCTGCAATGGCGGTAATGTCGATGCAGACAGACAAAGTAAAACGTACCGGTATGTTTGGCGCTGCGTTGCCAGCCCTGTTCGGTATCACTGAACCAGCGATGTTCGCTATCACTCTACCTCGCGTAAAACCTTTCTTGTATGGCTGTATTGGCGGTGCATTAGGTGGTTGTTTGGGCGCGATTGCGGGTATCGGCTCTGCGGGTACGGGCGCAACTATGTTACCAGGTGTTCTGCTTTACCTTGGCGGCGGTCTAGGAATGTATGTGCTTGTTATGTTGGTGGGTGCTGCTTCGGCTTTCGCATTAACAAAGCTGCTCTACAAAGAGCCTAAATAA
- a CDS encoding GntR family transcriptional regulator gives MTELFEQKNLQPLYIQVAGELKREIDKGTYPAGSKLPSENQLVDLLKVSRVTVRKALQQLNDGGYIFSEKGKGSFVKSNKLRHDFLSMSGLAQEAAGAGLEATNIVDTFEVLPADEFVSQKLNISLGDPVNFARRLRLVNEQVVSFEEFYIPRVLLPNLTEEDLKGSKFEYLSRHGIEMIKTQQKLLPALPDATVQQLLDVGELDPILINQSQNYYEEQKIYEYSTVYYKSSLYDFEITARV, from the coding sequence ATGACTGAGTTATTTGAGCAAAAAAATTTGCAGCCTTTGTACATTCAAGTCGCGGGAGAGTTAAAGCGCGAGATTGATAAAGGCACTTATCCTGCGGGCAGCAAGCTACCGTCTGAAAATCAGCTCGTGGACCTGCTGAAAGTCAGTCGTGTAACGGTGCGTAAAGCATTGCAGCAACTCAATGATGGCGGTTACATTTTCTCAGAGAAAGGAAAAGGCAGCTTTGTTAAATCCAATAAACTGCGTCACGATTTTCTTTCCATGTCTGGTTTGGCGCAAGAAGCTGCGGGCGCAGGGTTAGAGGCAACTAACATTGTCGATACGTTTGAAGTGTTACCCGCGGACGAATTTGTCTCTCAGAAACTCAATATTTCGCTTGGTGATCCCGTTAACTTTGCTCGTCGTTTACGCTTGGTGAACGAACAAGTCGTCTCATTTGAAGAGTTTTATATCCCTCGAGTGCTGTTGCCTAACCTCACAGAAGAAGATCTTAAGGGATCTAAGTTCGAATATTTGAGCCGTCACGGTATTGAGATGATCAAGACACAACAGAAACTGTTGCCGGCTCTGCCCGACGCCACCGTTCAGCAGTTATTGGATGTTGGGGAGCTTGATCCTATCTTGATCAACCAATCACAAAACTACTATGAAGAGCAGAAAATCTACGAATATTCAACGGTTTACTATAAATCTAGCTTGTATGATTTTGAGATAACCGCACGAGTTTAG
- a CDS encoding MGMT family protein, with amino-acid sequence MDQFLPQIFAVIHQIPYGKVTTYGDIARFSGFPGYARHVGKALGNLPEGSKLPWYRVINSKGEISLKGDSFDRQKKHLQEEGIEVSDAGKVKLRIYKWQP; translated from the coding sequence ATGGACCAATTTTTGCCCCAAATCTTTGCTGTGATTCACCAAATTCCATATGGGAAAGTAACAACTTATGGAGACATCGCACGTTTTTCAGGATTTCCGGGTTATGCGCGCCATGTGGGTAAAGCGCTGGGTAACCTACCAGAAGGAAGCAAACTGCCTTGGTATCGGGTGATCAATAGTAAAGGTGAGATCTCTTTGAAAGGGGATTCCTTTGATCGTCAGAAAAAGCATTTGCAAGAAGAAGGGATTGAAGTGAGTGACGCGGGAAAAGTTAAACTCAGAATATACAAATGGCAGCCCTAG
- a CDS encoding YbaY family lipoprotein has protein sequence MKKALILITSLVSFGLLVGCQATSETSASQEVVAENTQVVSGTVSYRERIALPENAVVTVTLEDISLADAPSTVIATQEFTTDGKQVPFAFELSYDNNKIKANHRYNMRATIHVDGKLRFTTDTIKSVITDVENTQQADLRLVGVR, from the coding sequence ATGAAAAAGGCTCTAATTCTTATTACGTCTTTAGTATCGTTTGGCCTACTTGTGGGTTGCCAAGCAACATCAGAAACCAGTGCTTCTCAGGAAGTGGTTGCAGAGAACACTCAAGTGGTTTCAGGAACAGTAAGCTACCGTGAAAGAATTGCATTGCCAGAGAATGCCGTAGTGACTGTTACGCTAGAAGACATCTCACTGGCTGACGCACCATCGACCGTTATCGCGACTCAAGAGTTCACCACAGACGGTAAGCAAGTTCCGTTCGCATTCGAGCTGAGCTACGACAACAACAAGATTAAAGCTAACCACCGTTACAACATGCGCGCAACGATTCACGTTGACGGCAAATTACGTTTCACTACTGACACCATTAAGTCAGTGATTACTGACGTAGAAAACACGCAACAAGCAGACCTACGTTTGGTTGGTGTCCGTTAA
- the tesB gene encoding acyl-CoA thioesterase II, producing MSQPLNELLNLLQLEKLEEGLFRGQSENLGLPQVYGGQVLGQALSAARYTVQDDRSVHSFHSYFLFPGDPEKPIIYDVENLRDGRSFSTRRVKAIQNGRPIFYLTASYHGDAPGFEHQNEMPNIPGPENFASETELASHIAEFLPEKLRKTFCGEKPIEMRPVTIVNPLNPKKADPKQYLWVRANGAMPDNQLIHQYLLAYASDWGFLVTALHPHEVSIMTPNFQVATIDHSIWFHRPFKMDEWLLYAIESPTAANTRGLVRGEIFNQKGELVATAVQEGVMRFTK from the coding sequence ATGAGTCAACCTTTAAATGAATTACTCAATTTACTTCAGCTAGAGAAACTAGAGGAAGGCCTGTTCCGCGGGCAAAGTGAGAACCTAGGTCTGCCACAGGTATACGGCGGTCAAGTATTAGGGCAAGCGCTTTCTGCTGCTCGTTATACGGTTCAAGACGACCGCAGTGTTCACTCGTTCCACAGTTACTTTCTATTTCCCGGCGACCCTGAAAAACCCATTATTTACGATGTTGAGAACCTAAGAGATGGACGCAGCTTTAGTACACGCCGCGTGAAAGCGATTCAAAATGGCCGCCCTATTTTCTATCTTACGGCTTCTTATCATGGTGACGCACCCGGCTTTGAACACCAGAATGAAATGCCAAACATCCCAGGGCCAGAGAACTTTGCATCAGAAACTGAGTTAGCAAGCCACATTGCTGAATTTTTGCCTGAGAAACTGCGTAAAACTTTCTGTGGCGAAAAGCCAATTGAGATGCGCCCGGTAACAATAGTGAACCCGCTTAACCCTAAGAAAGCCGACCCAAAACAGTACCTTTGGGTGAGAGCAAATGGCGCGATGCCAGACAACCAATTGATTCACCAATACCTGCTTGCTTACGCATCGGATTGGGGATTCTTAGTGACGGCATTACACCCTCATGAAGTTTCGATCATGACGCCGAACTTCCAAGTAGCAACGATTGACCACTCAATCTGGTTCCACCGCCCATTCAAGATGGATGAGTGGTTGCTTTATGCGATTGAAAGCCCAACAGCGGCGAACACTCGTGGCCTAGTGCGCGGCGAAATTTTTAATCAGAAAGGTGAGCTCGTAGCGACAGCCGTTCAAGAAGGTGTGATGCGTTTTACTAAATAG
- a CDS encoding Lrp/AsnC family transcriptional regulator, with product MRFGESVIDAVDKKILGLLQEDSTLSLNDISEAVNLTTTPCWKRLKRLEENGIIEKRVALLNPEKLDLSFTAFVLIKTSDHSHEWYGRFVNTVSEFPEVMEFYRMAGEYDYMMKVQVKDMKCFDDFYKRLVNSIDGISNVTSTFAMEPLKYTTALPL from the coding sequence ATGCGATTTGGTGAAAGTGTGATAGATGCCGTAGATAAAAAAATATTAGGATTACTGCAAGAAGACAGCACCCTGTCATTGAATGACATTTCTGAAGCGGTCAATCTCACCACAACGCCTTGCTGGAAAAGGCTTAAGCGCCTCGAAGAGAACGGCATTATTGAGAAAAGAGTCGCGCTGTTGAACCCAGAAAAGCTCGATCTTTCTTTTACCGCGTTCGTATTGATTAAAACCAGTGATCATTCTCATGAGTGGTATGGTCGTTTTGTGAATACTGTGTCGGAGTTTCCAGAAGTGATGGAGTTCTATCGCATGGCTGGCGAATATGACTATATGATGAAAGTTCAGGTGAAAGACATGAAGTGCTTTGATGATTTCTACAAGCGCTTGGTGAATAGCATTGATGGTATCTCTAATGTGACCTCTACGTTTGCCATGGAACCATTGAAATACACGACAGCATTGCCGCTTTAA
- a CDS encoding PLP-dependent cysteine synthase family protein yields MCTDHQWINNAIRKIEADYQRSADTHLIKLELPSIEGIDVYLKDESTHPTGSLKHRLARSLFLYAICNGWVGPETTIIESSSGSTAVSEAYFARLLGLPFIAVMPKCTAKKKIEQIEFYGGQAHLVDRSDEIYDESRRLAEELNGHYMDQFTYAERATDWRGNNNIANSIFNQMQMEDHPVPAWVVMSPGTGGTSATIGRFIRYQQHETKLCVVDPENSVFHEYFQTGNANVKGSTFSKIEGIGRPRAEPSFIPGVVDEMRKIPDAASIATTHWLSDILGRKVGASTGTNMYGVLQLASEMKARGEKGSIVTLLCDSGERYLDTYFNDEWVNLNIGDLQPYAAKLEAFSQTGELV; encoded by the coding sequence ATGTGCACTGACCATCAATGGATTAACAACGCGATTCGTAAAATTGAAGCCGATTACCAACGCTCAGCGGATACGCACCTTATCAAGCTCGAACTACCAAGTATCGAAGGCATTGATGTTTACCTTAAAGATGAAAGCACACACCCAACGGGCTCTTTGAAGCACCGCTTAGCGCGTTCTCTGTTCTTATACGCTATCTGTAACGGTTGGGTTGGCCCAGAAACAACGATCATTGAATCTTCATCGGGTAGCACTGCGGTATCTGAAGCGTACTTTGCTCGCCTACTTGGCCTACCGTTTATCGCAGTGATGCCAAAGTGCACAGCGAAGAAGAAAATTGAGCAGATTGAATTCTACGGCGGCCAAGCACATCTTGTTGACCGCTCAGATGAAATTTACGATGAGTCACGTCGTTTAGCAGAAGAGCTGAATGGCCATTACATGGACCAATTTACTTACGCTGAGCGCGCAACCGACTGGCGCGGTAACAACAACATCGCGAACTCAATTTTCAATCAAATGCAGATGGAAGATCACCCAGTTCCAGCTTGGGTAGTAATGAGCCCAGGTACTGGCGGTACTTCTGCAACTATCGGCCGCTTCATTCGCTACCAACAGCATGAAACTAAACTATGTGTAGTTGACCCTGAAAACTCTGTATTCCACGAATACTTCCAAACCGGCAATGCGAACGTGAAAGGCAGTACATTCAGCAAGATTGAAGGCATTGGTCGCCCACGAGCAGAGCCAAGCTTCATTCCTGGTGTGGTTGACGAAATGCGTAAAATTCCAGATGCAGCAAGTATCGCAACGACGCATTGGTTATCTGACATTCTTGGTCGCAAGGTTGGCGCATCAACCGGTACTAACATGTACGGTGTGCTTCAGTTAGCCAGTGAGATGAAAGCGCGTGGAGAAAAAGGGTCTATCGTGACTTTGCTATGTGACAGCGGTGAGCGTTACCTAGACACTTACTTCAATGACGAGTGGGTAAATCTGAATATCGGTGACCTACAACCGTACGCGGCGAAGTTAGAAGCTTTCTCGCAAACGGGTGAACTGGTTTAA
- a CDS encoding DUF1244 domain-containing protein yields MAEFKYKDLSQEEQDKLDAATFRRLLAHLDNNKDVQNIDLMILAGFCRNCFSKWYKAEAEQQGLDLDIDDARERVYGMTYDEWKQNHQPKATPEQLAAFEAKQKPE; encoded by the coding sequence GTGGCTGAATTTAAATACAAAGATCTTTCTCAAGAAGAACAAGATAAGCTAGATGCAGCAACCTTTCGTCGTCTGCTAGCACACTTAGACAATAATAAGGATGTGCAGAACATCGACCTTATGATCTTGGCGGGCTTCTGCCGTAACTGTTTCAGCAAGTGGTATAAAGCGGAAGCTGAGCAACAAGGCCTAGACTTGGATATCGATGACGCTCGTGAGCGCGTATATGGCATGACTTACGATGAGTGGAAACAAAACCACCAACCAAAAGCGACACCTGAGCAACTAGCGGCGTTTGAAGCGAAGCAGAAGCCAGAATAA
- the vexH gene encoding vibriobactin export RND transporter permease subunit VexH, producing MLLSDVSVKRPVAAVVLSLLLVVFGIVSFNKLAVREMPDIESPVVSISTRYEGASATIIESQITSNLEDQLSGISGIDEIESTTRNGSSRITITFELGYDLNTGVSDVRDAVARAQRSLPDEADDPIVYKNNGSGEASVYINLSSTEMDRTQLTDYTERVLIDRFSLISGVSSVDISGGLYKVMYVKLKPAQMAGRGVTTSDITSALNSENIESPGGEVRNDAIVMSVRTARSYTEAKDFEYLVVKRASDNTPIYLKDVADVYIGAENENSTFKSDGVVNVSMGIVPQSDANPLEVADLVHKEVEAIQKFLPDGTRLAVDYDSTVFIDRSISEVYSTLFITGGLVILVLYVFIGQARATLIPAVTVPVSLISSFIAAYYFGFSINLITLMALILSIGLVVDDAIVVVENIFHHIERGESPLLAAYKGTREVGFAVIATTLVLVMVFLPISFMDGMVGLLFTEFSVLLAMSVIFSSVIALTLTPVLGSKILKANVKPNRFNQFVERVFGKLEAGYKSVLRRALNWRWAAPIIIIACMGGSYGLMQQVPSQLTPQEDRGVIFAFVRGADATSYNRMSANMDIVEERLMPLLGQGFLKSFSIQSPAFGGNAGDQTGFVIMILEDWDEREETAQQALGEVRKSLAGIPDVRVFPFMPGFRGGSSEPVQFLLGGSDYSELQKWGELLKQAAEDSPMMEGADIDYSEKTPELLVTVDKQRAAELGVSVSDISDTLEIMLGGRSETTFVDRGEEYDVYLRGDENSFNNANDLSQIYMRTQSGELVTLDTLTHIEEVASSIRLSHYNKQKSVTIKANLMEGYTLGDALDFLDEQAIEQLPGDISVSYSGESKDFKENQSSILVVFALAMLVAYLVLAAQFESFINPLVVMFTVPMGIFGGFLGLVLMNQGLNVYSQIGMIMLIGMVTKNGILIVEFANQLRDRGIEFEKAIIDASARRLRPILMTAFTTLAGAIPLITSTGAGYESRVAVGTVIFFGMGFATLVTLFVIPAMYRLISGSTRSPGHVEAVLNKELSHDNVGRSSHG from the coding sequence ATGTTGTTATCTGATGTTTCTGTGAAGAGACCAGTAGCGGCTGTTGTATTGAGCCTGCTTTTGGTTGTGTTTGGTATTGTCTCTTTCAATAAACTCGCAGTTCGTGAAATGCCCGATATTGAAAGCCCGGTGGTATCGATCAGCACTCGTTATGAAGGTGCATCTGCCACCATCATTGAAAGCCAAATTACCTCCAACCTTGAAGACCAGTTATCCGGCATCAGTGGTATCGATGAAATCGAATCTACGACACGAAACGGATCGTCACGAATCACCATCACCTTTGAACTTGGTTATGACCTCAATACTGGTGTGAGTGATGTGCGTGATGCGGTAGCGCGTGCTCAGCGTTCGTTGCCTGATGAAGCCGATGACCCGATTGTTTATAAGAACAATGGTAGTGGTGAAGCGTCGGTTTACATCAATCTCAGCTCGACGGAGATGGACCGAACGCAGTTAACCGATTACACCGAACGTGTGTTGATTGACCGCTTTAGTTTGATCTCGGGCGTGAGCTCAGTGGATATCTCAGGTGGCTTGTACAAAGTAATGTATGTGAAGCTGAAACCTGCTCAGATGGCGGGTCGTGGCGTGACTACCTCGGACATCACTTCTGCTCTGAACAGTGAGAACATTGAAAGCCCAGGTGGTGAAGTACGTAACGATGCGATTGTGATGTCGGTTCGTACTGCTCGTTCATATACTGAAGCCAAAGATTTCGAATACTTAGTGGTGAAACGTGCCTCTGATAACACACCTATCTACTTGAAAGATGTGGCGGATGTTTACATTGGCGCAGAAAACGAGAACTCGACTTTTAAGAGTGACGGCGTTGTTAACGTAAGTATGGGCATTGTGCCTCAGTCTGATGCCAACCCACTTGAGGTGGCTGACTTAGTCCATAAAGAAGTCGAAGCAATTCAAAAGTTCTTGCCGGATGGAACTCGCTTGGCTGTCGACTATGACTCCACTGTCTTTATCGACCGTTCGATCTCAGAGGTTTACAGCACACTCTTTATTACGGGTGGTTTGGTTATCCTCGTGCTTTACGTCTTCATTGGCCAAGCGCGTGCAACGCTGATTCCTGCAGTGACGGTTCCTGTGTCGCTAATCTCGTCGTTTATTGCGGCGTACTACTTTGGCTTCTCTATCAACCTCATCACCTTGATGGCACTTATCCTGTCTATCGGTTTGGTGGTCGATGATGCGATTGTGGTGGTTGAGAATATTTTCCATCACATTGAGCGTGGTGAATCACCATTGCTTGCGGCTTATAAAGGGACACGTGAAGTAGGCTTTGCGGTAATCGCAACCACGCTAGTACTGGTCATGGTGTTCCTACCAATCTCGTTTATGGACGGCATGGTAGGCCTTCTGTTTACTGAGTTCTCGGTACTGTTGGCGATGTCGGTGATTTTCTCATCTGTCATAGCATTGACCTTGACGCCGGTTCTGGGCAGCAAGATCTTAAAAGCGAACGTGAAACCTAATCGCTTCAATCAATTTGTTGAACGTGTGTTTGGTAAGTTAGAAGCTGGATACAAATCGGTATTGCGCCGTGCTCTAAACTGGCGTTGGGCTGCTCCAATCATCATTATTGCGTGTATGGGCGGTAGTTATGGTTTGATGCAACAAGTGCCTTCGCAACTGACGCCACAAGAAGACCGTGGTGTTATCTTTGCGTTTGTTCGTGGTGCCGATGCAACCAGTTACAACCGTATGTCTGCCAACATGGACATCGTTGAAGAGCGCCTAATGCCACTGCTTGGTCAAGGATTCTTAAAGTCATTCAGCATTCAATCGCCAGCGTTTGGTGGTAATGCGGGCGACCAAACGGGCTTCGTTATCATGATCTTGGAAGATTGGGACGAACGTGAAGAAACAGCACAACAAGCCTTGGGCGAGGTGCGTAAGTCTTTAGCAGGTATTCCTGATGTGCGTGTGTTCCCGTTCATGCCAGGCTTCCGTGGTGGTTCGAGTGAGCCTGTGCAATTTTTACTGGGTGGCTCTGATTATTCTGAGCTTCAGAAATGGGGCGAATTGTTAAAGCAAGCCGCTGAAGACTCGCCAATGATGGAAGGTGCGGACATCGATTACTCTGAGAAAACACCAGAGCTGTTGGTAACCGTAGATAAGCAACGTGCAGCCGAGCTGGGTGTTAGTGTCTCAGATATTTCAGATACTTTAGAAATCATGCTTGGCGGACGCAGTGAAACGACCTTTGTGGATCGCGGTGAAGAGTATGACGTATACCTTCGTGGTGATGAGAACAGCTTTAATAATGCTAATGACTTGAGCCAAATCTACATGCGAACTCAGTCTGGTGAGCTGGTTACACTCGATACGTTGACGCATATTGAAGAAGTAGCGTCTTCGATTCGTTTGTCGCACTATAACAAGCAGAAATCGGTGACCATCAAAGCGAACCTAATGGAAGGTTACACGCTGGGCGATGCTTTGGATTTCCTTGATGAACAAGCGATTGAGCAGCTACCGGGTGATATTTCAGTAAGCTACTCAGGCGAGTCTAAAGATTTTAAAGAAAACCAATCGAGTATCTTAGTGGTGTTCGCGCTAGCGATGCTGGTCGCGTACTTGGTACTGGCCGCGCAGTTTGAGAGCTTCATTAACCCGCTGGTGGTGATGTTCACCGTACCTATGGGTATCTTTGGTGGTTTCTTAGGTTTGGTGTTGATGAATCAAGGGCTCAATGTCTACAGCCAGATTGGTATGATCATGTTGATCGGTATGGTGACCAAAAACGGTATCTTGATCGTAGAGTTTGCTAACCAACTTCGTGACCGTGGCATTGAGTTTGAAAAGGCGATCATTGATGCTTCGGCTCGACGTTTACGTCCAATCTTGATGACGGCGTTTACCACACTAGCCGGTGCAATCCCATTGATTACTTCAACGGGCGCGGGTTATGAAAGCAGAGTGGCTGTGGGTACGGTTATCTTCTTTGGTATGGGCTTTGCAACTTTGGTTACTCTGTTCGTAATCCCAGCGATGTATCGACTGATTTCTGGCTCAACACGTTCTCCAGGTCATGTGGAAGCGGTTCTAAATAAAGAGCTGAGCCATGACAACGTGGGAAGAAGCTCTCACGGCTAA